A genomic segment from Streptomyces sp. NBC_00459 encodes:
- a CDS encoding formate dehydrogenase subunit gamma encodes MTISGSDMSVESVVRRVVADHRDQRGALLPVLHAVQAELGHVPQEAIPVLADELNLSRADVHGVVTFYHDFRREPAGRTTVRICRAEACQALGADRLVSYARESGLTLGETSADGSVTVEQVFCLGNCALGPAVEANGRLYGRVGPARLGSLLNGTPNETLDGTVSA; translated from the coding sequence ATGACGATCAGCGGGAGTGACATGTCGGTCGAGAGCGTGGTCCGGAGGGTGGTGGCCGACCACCGGGACCAGCGCGGTGCGCTGCTGCCCGTACTGCACGCGGTCCAGGCCGAGTTGGGCCACGTACCGCAGGAGGCGATACCGGTGCTGGCCGACGAGCTCAACCTCTCCCGGGCGGACGTCCACGGAGTGGTGACCTTCTACCACGACTTCCGCCGCGAGCCCGCGGGCCGCACCACGGTGCGCATCTGCCGTGCCGAGGCCTGTCAGGCCCTGGGCGCCGACCGTCTGGTGAGCTATGCGCGTGAGAGCGGACTGACCCTGGGGGAGACCTCGGCGGACGGTTCGGTCACTGTCGAGCAGGTCTTCTGCCTGGGCAACTGTGCGCTGGGGCCGGCGGTCGAGGCGAACGGACGGCTGTACGGACGAGTGGGCCCGGCCCGACTGGGCTCCCTCCTCAACGGGACGCCGAACGAGACGCTCGACGGGACGGTCTCCGCATGA
- the oxc gene encoding oxalyl-CoA decarboxylase: protein MTAPSPLETAAAADVPADVPTELTDGYHLVVDALKMNDVDTIYGVVGIPITDLARLAQAQGIRYIGFRHESNAGHAAAAAGYLNKKPGVALTVSAPGFLNGLVALANATTNCFPMVQISGSSERHLVDLKQGDYEEMDQLAAAQPFVKAAYRVSRVEDIGRGIARALRTAISGRPGGVYLDIPAAVLGSIMPAADGAKTLSRLVDPAPRQLPAPEAVDRAIELLAGAERPLVVLGKGAAYAQADDRVREFIESTGIPYVPMSMAKGLLPDDHPQSAATARSLALKKADVVMLIGARLNWLLGHGQTGWNPDAKFVQIDIDPKEIDSNQPIAAPLVGDIESVLEALAERTKPGQITAPSAWREELGARSAQNVAKMAERLAADPHPMQFMGALRAVRDVVRERPETYIVNEGANALDIARNVIDMHVPRHRLDSGTWGVMGIGMGYAIAAAVESGAPVVAVEGDSAFGFSGIEIETICRYNLPVVTVIMNNGGVYRGDDVNPYDDAPSPTTLMGAARHDLLIEAFGGKGYRATTPAEVTAALTEALASGGPALIDCVIDPSAGTESGHISHLNPKGITVGNITPAKK, encoded by the coding sequence ATGACCGCCCCCTCGCCCCTGGAGACCGCGGCAGCAGCCGACGTTCCGGCCGACGTCCCGACCGAACTCACCGACGGGTACCACCTGGTCGTCGACGCGCTCAAGATGAACGACGTCGACACCATCTACGGAGTGGTCGGCATCCCGATCACCGACCTGGCCCGCCTCGCCCAGGCACAGGGCATCCGCTACATAGGCTTCCGGCACGAGAGCAACGCCGGACACGCGGCGGCGGCGGCCGGCTACCTCAACAAGAAACCCGGCGTGGCACTGACCGTGTCGGCACCCGGCTTCCTCAACGGCCTGGTCGCGCTGGCGAACGCGACCACCAACTGCTTCCCGATGGTCCAGATCTCCGGCTCCAGCGAGCGCCACCTCGTCGACCTCAAGCAGGGCGACTACGAGGAGATGGACCAACTCGCCGCCGCGCAGCCGTTCGTGAAGGCCGCCTACCGGGTCAGCCGCGTCGAGGACATCGGCCGCGGCATCGCCCGCGCGCTGCGCACCGCGATCTCCGGGCGCCCCGGCGGTGTCTACCTCGACATCCCGGCCGCGGTGCTCGGCTCCATCATGCCCGCCGCGGACGGCGCGAAGACCCTGAGCCGCCTCGTCGACCCCGCACCGCGCCAACTGCCCGCGCCGGAGGCCGTGGACCGCGCGATCGAGCTGCTGGCAGGCGCCGAGCGGCCGTTGGTCGTCCTGGGCAAGGGCGCCGCGTACGCCCAGGCCGACGACAGGGTCCGCGAGTTCATCGAGTCCACCGGCATCCCGTACGTACCGATGTCGATGGCCAAGGGCCTGCTGCCCGACGACCACCCGCAGTCGGCGGCCACCGCGCGCTCCCTGGCCCTGAAGAAGGCCGACGTCGTGATGCTGATCGGCGCCCGCCTCAACTGGCTGTTGGGCCACGGCCAGACCGGGTGGAATCCCGATGCCAAGTTCGTCCAGATCGACATCGACCCCAAGGAGATCGACAGCAACCAGCCCATCGCCGCCCCCCTCGTCGGCGACATCGAGTCGGTCCTCGAAGCACTCGCCGAGCGGACCAAGCCAGGCCAGATCACGGCCCCTTCGGCCTGGCGCGAGGAGTTGGGAGCACGCTCGGCGCAGAACGTCGCCAAGATGGCCGAGCGCCTCGCAGCCGACCCGCACCCCATGCAGTTCATGGGCGCCCTGAGGGCCGTACGCGACGTCGTGCGCGAGCGCCCGGAGACGTACATCGTCAACGAGGGCGCCAACGCCCTGGACATCGCACGCAACGTCATCGACATGCACGTACCGCGCCACCGCCTCGACAGCGGCACCTGGGGCGTGATGGGCATCGGCATGGGGTACGCCATCGCCGCCGCCGTCGAGAGCGGCGCACCGGTCGTGGCCGTCGAGGGCGACAGCGCCTTCGGGTTCAGCGGGATCGAGATCGAGACGATCTGCCGCTACAACCTGCCCGTCGTCACCGTGATCATGAACAACGGCGGTGTCTACCGAGGCGACGACGTCAACCCGTACGACGACGCCCCCTCGCCGACGACCCTCATGGGCGCGGCCCGCCACGACCTCCTGATCGAGGCGTTCGGCGGCAAGGGATACCGCGCGACCACACCCGCCGAGGTCACCGCCGCCCTCACCGAGGCCCTCGCCTCGGGCGGCCCGGCCCTCATCGACTGTGTGATCGATCCCTCGGCCGGTACCGAGAGCGGCCACATCTCGCACCTCAACCCCAAGGGCATCACCGTCGGCAACATCACGCCGGCGAAGAAGTGA
- the fdhF gene encoding formate dehydrogenase subunit alpha: protein MTLLKEPDFGTPERPGPATVSVEVDGLPVTVPEGTSVMRAAAQAGVDIPRLCATDSLEAFGSCRLCVVEIDGRRGTPASCTTPCADGMKVSTQTPKVEKLRQGVMELYISDHPLDCLTCPANGDCELQDMAGVVGLRQVRYGYEGANHLEAEKDTSNPYFDFDPSKCIACSRCVRACGEVQGTFALTIEGRGFDSKVSAGAGETFMDSECVSCGACVQACPTSTLQERSVVELGMPTRSVVTTCAYCGVGCSFKAELRGDELVRMVPYKDGGANEGHSCVKGRFAFGYATHPDRQLKPMVRERITDPWREVEWDEAIGTVARRMRELQDRYGTSSVGAITSSRCTNEEVYVVQKMVRAAFGNNNVDTCARVCHSPTGYGLKQTFGESAGTQDFRSVAEADVIMVIGANPTDGHPVFASRMKRRLREGAELIVVDPRRIDLVRSPHIEAAHHLQLRPSTNVAVVNAMAHVVVTEGLFDRAFVDARCEDFDEWAEFVARPENSPEAVEPITGVPAAELRAAARLYATAPNGAIYYGLGVTEHSQGSTMVMGMANLAMACGNIGRDGVGVNPLRGQNNVQGSCDMGSFPHELPGYRHVSDDAVRTVFENLWGGTLLAEPGLRIPNMFDAAIDGTFRGLFVHGEDIAQSDPNLKHVTAALEAMELVVVQDLFLNETAKFAHVFLPGASFLEKDGTFTNAERRINRVRAVMKPKTGKHEWQIVSEIATAMGYPMEYDHPSRIMDEIASVTPTFTGVSFELLDKLGSIQWPCNEEAPEGTPIMHVDEFVRGKGRFVVTSYVPTNERSTRRFPLVLTTGRILSQYNVGAQTRRTGNVAWHPEDILELHPHDAEDRGINNGDMVTLASRVGQTTLRAEISDRMPTGVVYTTFHHPVTGANVVTTENSDWATNCPEYKVTAVQVGLARPTQAAEAEPAADDLVTVVD from the coding sequence ATGACACTCCTCAAGGAACCCGACTTCGGAACCCCGGAACGGCCCGGCCCGGCAACGGTGTCCGTCGAGGTGGACGGACTGCCGGTGACCGTCCCCGAGGGCACCTCGGTGATGCGCGCCGCCGCGCAGGCAGGCGTCGACATCCCCAGACTGTGCGCCACCGACAGCCTGGAGGCCTTCGGCTCCTGCCGGCTGTGCGTGGTCGAGATCGACGGCCGCCGCGGCACCCCGGCCTCCTGCACCACACCGTGCGCCGACGGCATGAAGGTGAGCACCCAGACACCGAAGGTGGAGAAGCTTCGCCAGGGCGTCATGGAGCTCTACATCTCCGACCACCCCCTCGACTGCCTCACCTGCCCGGCCAACGGAGACTGTGAACTCCAGGACATGGCAGGCGTGGTGGGGCTCCGGCAGGTCCGGTACGGCTACGAGGGGGCCAACCACCTCGAAGCCGAGAAGGACACCTCCAACCCCTACTTCGACTTCGACCCGTCCAAGTGCATCGCCTGCTCCCGCTGCGTCCGGGCCTGCGGCGAGGTGCAGGGCACGTTCGCGCTCACCATCGAGGGGCGCGGCTTCGACTCCAAGGTCTCGGCGGGCGCCGGCGAGACGTTCATGGACTCGGAGTGCGTGTCCTGCGGCGCCTGCGTGCAGGCATGCCCGACGTCGACGCTCCAGGAGCGCTCGGTCGTCGAACTCGGCATGCCCACCAGGTCGGTGGTGACCACCTGCGCCTACTGCGGTGTCGGCTGCTCCTTCAAGGCCGAGCTGCGCGGCGACGAACTGGTGCGCATGGTGCCGTACAAGGACGGCGGCGCCAACGAGGGCCACTCGTGTGTGAAGGGCCGCTTCGCCTTCGGCTACGCCACCCATCCGGACCGCCAACTCAAGCCCATGGTCCGGGAGAGGATCACCGACCCCTGGCGCGAGGTCGAGTGGGACGAGGCGATCGGCACGGTCGCCCGCCGCATGCGCGAACTCCAGGACCGGTACGGCACGAGCTCGGTGGGCGCCATCACCTCCTCGCGCTGCACCAACGAAGAGGTCTACGTCGTACAGAAGATGGTGCGCGCGGCCTTCGGCAACAACAACGTCGACACCTGCGCCCGCGTCTGCCACTCCCCGACGGGATACGGACTCAAGCAGACCTTCGGCGAGTCGGCCGGCACCCAGGACTTCCGTTCCGTGGCCGAGGCCGACGTGATCATGGTGATCGGCGCCAACCCCACCGACGGGCACCCGGTGTTCGCCTCCCGGATGAAGCGCCGGCTGCGCGAGGGCGCAGAGCTCATCGTCGTCGACCCGCGCCGCATCGACCTCGTACGCTCGCCGCACATCGAGGCCGCGCACCACCTCCAGCTCAGGCCGAGCACCAACGTCGCCGTCGTCAACGCCATGGCCCATGTGGTGGTCACCGAGGGCCTGTTCGACCGGGCCTTCGTGGACGCGAGGTGCGAGGACTTCGACGAATGGGCGGAGTTCGTCGCCCGCCCCGAGAACAGCCCGGAGGCGGTCGAACCGATCACCGGCGTACCGGCCGCCGAACTGCGCGCCGCCGCACGGCTGTACGCGACCGCCCCCAACGGAGCCATCTACTACGGCCTCGGCGTCACCGAGCACAGCCAGGGCTCGACCATGGTCATGGGAATGGCCAACCTCGCGATGGCGTGCGGCAACATCGGCCGGGACGGCGTCGGCGTGAACCCGCTGCGCGGCCAGAACAACGTGCAGGGCTCCTGCGACATGGGCTCCTTCCCGCACGAACTCCCCGGCTACCGGCATGTGTCGGACGACGCCGTACGCACCGTCTTCGAGAACCTCTGGGGCGGAACCCTCCTCGCCGAACCGGGACTTCGTATCCCGAACATGTTCGACGCGGCGATCGACGGCACCTTCCGCGGCCTGTTCGTCCACGGCGAGGACATCGCCCAGTCCGACCCCAACCTCAAGCACGTCACCGCCGCCCTCGAAGCCATGGAACTGGTCGTCGTACAGGACCTGTTCCTCAACGAGACCGCCAAGTTCGCGCACGTCTTCCTGCCCGGGGCGTCGTTCCTGGAGAAGGACGGCACGTTCACCAACGCCGAACGCCGGATCAACCGGGTGCGCGCGGTGATGAAGCCGAAGACGGGCAAGCACGAGTGGCAGATCGTCAGCGAGATCGCCACCGCCATGGGCTACCCGATGGAGTACGACCACCCGAGCCGCATCATGGATGAGATCGCCTCCGTCACACCGACGTTCACCGGCGTCTCCTTCGAGCTGCTGGACAAGCTCGGCAGCATCCAGTGGCCGTGCAACGAGGAGGCGCCCGAAGGCACGCCCATCATGCACGTGGACGAATTCGTGCGCGGCAAGGGCAGGTTCGTGGTCACCTCCTACGTGCCGACCAACGAACGCAGCACCAGGCGCTTCCCCCTCGTCCTCACCACGGGACGCATCCTCAGCCAGTACAACGTCGGCGCGCAGACCCGCCGCACCGGCAACGTCGCCTGGCACCCCGAGGACATCCTCGAACTGCACCCGCACGACGCCGAGGACCGCGGCATCAACAACGGCGACATGGTCACCCTCGCCAGCCGCGTCGGGCAGACGACGCTGCGCGCGGAGATCTCCGACCGGATGCCGACCGGGGTCGTCTACACCACCTTCCACCACCCCGTGACCGGCGCCAACGTGGTGACCACGGAGAACTCCGACTGGGCGACCAACTGCCCGGAGTACAAGGTGACCGCCGTGCAGGTCGGCCTCGCCCGCCCGACGCAGGCGGCCGAGGCGGAACCGGCGGCGGACGACCTGGTCACGGTGGTGGACTGA
- a CDS encoding FadD7 family fatty acid--CoA ligase has protein sequence MAVPAAASVRDADRYRPPAVTGLVDLLDGQVRERPYARALVVTGERVHLSYRGLAALAEDVAARLGRTGLGRGDAVGLICANTAEFVVALLGAARAGLVVAPLDPALPASQLSARLAALGARAVLVGPSVSEVALPVPVWPLRVNVSRAGTATVTLATGAVPEAAGAAGELSDRDALVLFTAGTTDRAKMVPITHGNVAASLQGICATYELSPADATVAVMPFFHGHGLFAALLASLASGGCVLLPERGRFSAGTFWDDMRAVTATWFTAVPAIHEILLDRSEREYPGPQAPPLKFVRSCSAPLNTATQRALERTFGAPLLSAYGMTESSHQATSEPLPERGALKQGSVGRPTGVEVRVVDRSGRACPVGVEGEVWVHGPTVARGYLADRDGTAYTFVDGWLRTGDLGALDTDGYLSLTGRIKNLINRGGEKISPEHVEDILAGCPGVAEAAVFAVPDAVYGQRVGAAVVVRAGDSVGPAEILRYCRDRLAAFEVPDRLEVVAALPYTAKGGLDRKAVRARYAP, from the coding sequence ATGGCTGTTCCGGCCGCGGCATCCGTGCGCGACGCGGACCGGTACCGGCCCCCGGCGGTCACGGGTCTCGTGGATCTCCTCGACGGGCAGGTGCGTGAACGTCCGTACGCCCGGGCTCTGGTCGTCACCGGTGAACGGGTGCACCTGTCCTATCGGGGCCTGGCCGCGCTGGCCGAGGACGTGGCGGCCCGGCTCGGCCGCACGGGGCTGGGCCGGGGTGACGCGGTCGGCCTGATCTGTGCCAACACCGCCGAGTTCGTTGTGGCGTTGCTGGGTGCGGCGCGGGCGGGTCTGGTGGTCGCTCCGCTGGATCCGGCGCTGCCTGCGTCCCAACTCTCGGCGCGGCTGGCCGCGTTGGGGGCTCGGGCGGTCCTGGTCGGGCCGTCGGTGTCGGAGGTCGCACTGCCGGTGCCCGTATGGCCCCTCCGGGTGAACGTCTCCCGGGCGGGTACGGCGACCGTCACGCTCGCCACCGGTGCGGTACCCGAAGCAGCGGGTGCGGCGGGCGAGTTGTCGGACCGGGACGCCCTTGTCCTGTTCACCGCGGGTACCACCGACCGGGCGAAGATGGTCCCCATCACCCACGGCAACGTGGCCGCGTCACTCCAAGGCATCTGTGCCACCTACGAGTTGAGCCCTGCCGACGCGACCGTCGCGGTGATGCCGTTCTTCCACGGCCATGGGCTGTTCGCGGCTCTGCTGGCCTCTCTGGCCAGTGGAGGGTGCGTGCTGCTGCCCGAGCGTGGGCGGTTCTCGGCGGGCACGTTCTGGGACGACATGCGGGCCGTCACCGCCACCTGGTTCACCGCGGTGCCGGCCATCCACGAGATCCTGCTCGACCGGTCGGAACGCGAGTACCCGGGCCCGCAGGCGCCGCCCCTGAAGTTCGTACGGAGTTGCAGCGCTCCCCTCAACACGGCCACACAGCGCGCGCTGGAACGTACGTTCGGCGCGCCGTTGCTGTCCGCGTACGGGATGACGGAGTCCTCGCACCAGGCGACCAGCGAGCCGCTGCCCGAGCGGGGAGCGCTGAAGCAGGGGTCGGTCGGGCGGCCGACCGGGGTCGAGGTCCGGGTCGTCGACCGGAGCGGGCGGGCGTGTCCGGTGGGCGTGGAGGGTGAGGTGTGGGTGCACGGACCGACCGTCGCCCGCGGCTATCTCGCCGACCGGGACGGCACGGCGTACACCTTCGTCGACGGATGGCTGCGCACCGGTGATCTGGGCGCGCTGGACACGGACGGGTATCTGTCGCTGACCGGGCGGATCAAGAACCTCATCAACCGTGGCGGGGAGAAGATCTCGCCCGAGCATGTCGAGGACATCCTCGCCGGTTGCCCGGGGGTCGCCGAGGCGGCCGTGTTCGCCGTGCCCGACGCGGTGTACGGGCAGCGGGTCGGTGCCGCCGTGGTGGTACGGGCGGGTGACAGCGTGGGGCCGGCGGAGATCCTGCGGTACTGCCGGGACCGGCTGGCCGCGTTCGAGGTCCCCGACCGGCTCGAAGTGGTGGCCGCCCTGCCGTACACCGCGAAGGGGGGCCTGGACCGGAAGGCGGTGCGGGCCCGGTACGCGCCCTGA
- the frc gene encoding formyl-CoA transferase gives MSEKPLAGIKVIDFTGVQAGPACTQLLAWFGADVLKVERPNGGDVTRKQLRDIEDLDALYFTMLNSNKRSLAINTKTAEGKEVLEKLIKDADVLVENFGPGALDRMGFSWERIQELNPRLIFGSVKGFNDQSSWSDLKVYENVAQCAGGAASTTGFWDGPPTISGAALGDTNTGMHLAIGILTAIIDRNRTGKGQKVSVSMQDAVLNLCRVKLRDQQRLERVGYLEEYPQYPDGEFTDVVPRGGNAGGGGQPGWVLKCKGWENDPNAYIYFTVQEQNWKRTAEAIGHPEWAEDPEYATARARQSHIFEIFGEIEKWLADKTKYEAVNILREWEVPCAPVMSMKEIAYDEDLRRSGTVVEVEQKGRGTYLTVGSPVKFSSFKPDIAGAPLLGEHSSEVLVELGYDEETIGRLKESGVIV, from the coding sequence ATGAGTGAAAAGCCGCTCGCCGGAATCAAGGTGATCGACTTCACCGGGGTCCAGGCCGGTCCCGCCTGCACGCAGTTGCTCGCCTGGTTCGGCGCCGACGTCCTCAAGGTGGAGCGCCCCAACGGCGGTGACGTCACCCGCAAGCAACTGCGGGACATCGAGGACCTCGACGCCCTGTACTTCACGATGCTCAACAGCAACAAGCGGTCCCTCGCCATCAACACCAAGACCGCCGAGGGCAAGGAGGTCCTGGAGAAGCTCATCAAGGACGCCGACGTCCTGGTGGAGAACTTCGGCCCGGGCGCACTGGACCGCATGGGCTTCTCCTGGGAGCGCATCCAGGAGCTCAACCCGCGCCTGATCTTCGGCTCGGTCAAGGGCTTCAACGACCAGTCGTCCTGGAGCGACCTCAAGGTCTACGAGAACGTCGCCCAGTGCGCCGGCGGCGCCGCCTCCACCACCGGCTTCTGGGACGGCCCGCCGACCATCTCCGGCGCCGCCCTCGGTGACACCAACACCGGTATGCACCTGGCGATCGGCATCCTCACCGCGATCATCGACCGGAACAGGACCGGCAAGGGCCAGAAGGTGTCCGTCTCCATGCAGGACGCCGTGCTCAACCTCTGCCGCGTCAAGCTGCGCGACCAGCAGCGCCTGGAGCGGGTCGGTTACCTGGAGGAGTACCCGCAGTACCCCGACGGCGAGTTCACCGACGTCGTACCGCGCGGTGGCAACGCGGGCGGCGGCGGTCAGCCCGGCTGGGTGCTCAAGTGCAAGGGCTGGGAGAACGACCCGAACGCGTACATCTACTTCACCGTCCAGGAGCAGAACTGGAAGCGCACCGCCGAGGCGATCGGCCACCCGGAGTGGGCCGAGGACCCGGAGTACGCCACCGCGCGCGCCCGTCAGTCGCACATCTTCGAGATCTTCGGCGAGATCGAGAAGTGGCTCGCGGACAAGACCAAGTACGAGGCGGTGAACATCCTGCGTGAGTGGGAGGTGCCCTGTGCTCCGGTGATGAGCATGAAGGAGATCGCCTACGACGAGGACCTGCGCAGGAGCGGCACGGTCGTCGAGGTCGAGCAGAAGGGCCGCGGCACGTATCTGACCGTCGGCAGCCCGGTGAAGTTCTCCTCCTTCAAGCCGGACATCGCCGGTGCTCCGCTGCTGGGCGAGCACAGCTCGGAGGTGCTGGTCGAACTGGGCTACGACGAGGAGACCATCGGCCGACTGAAGGAGAGCGGGGTCATCGTCTGA
- a CDS encoding LysR family transcriptional regulator, whose amino-acid sequence MLFRQLEYFVAVARERHFARAAESCYVSQPALSAAIAKLERELNVTLINRGHNYQGLTPEGERLVVWAKRILAEQDAFKAEVAAVQSGITGTLRLGTDPTASTTLALPVAAFCAAHPLAKVQVRSRLSTKELHRQLRDYELDVAIAHFDPGDQEGLQVVPLYQERYMLLVSDDQLVAQSATVTWADAAQLPLALLTPDMRIRQIVDTVFAEKGFVVTPQVETDSIASLYAHVGGGGWASIVPHTWLRAMPVVGRTRALPLVDPEAGAQVSVAIHAATPGSVAARAFVNAATGLSLDDFFARPLPTPTEHRVR is encoded by the coding sequence ATGCTGTTCCGGCAGCTGGAGTACTTCGTGGCGGTGGCGAGGGAACGGCACTTCGCCCGGGCGGCGGAGTCCTGCTACGTGTCGCAACCGGCGCTCTCGGCCGCGATCGCCAAGCTGGAAAGGGAGTTGAACGTCACCCTGATCAACCGTGGCCACAACTACCAGGGCCTCACCCCGGAAGGCGAACGGCTCGTCGTCTGGGCCAAGCGCATCCTCGCCGAACAGGACGCGTTCAAGGCCGAGGTGGCCGCAGTGCAGTCCGGCATCACGGGAACGCTGCGGCTGGGCACGGACCCCACGGCGTCCACGACCCTGGCGCTTCCCGTGGCCGCGTTCTGCGCGGCGCACCCGCTGGCCAAGGTGCAGGTCCGGTCCCGCCTCTCCACCAAGGAACTCCACCGCCAGCTGCGCGACTACGAACTGGACGTGGCGATCGCCCACTTCGACCCGGGCGACCAGGAGGGCCTGCAGGTCGTCCCCCTCTACCAGGAGCGGTACATGCTGCTGGTGTCGGACGATCAACTCGTCGCCCAGTCCGCCACCGTGACCTGGGCGGACGCGGCCCAACTGCCGCTCGCGCTGCTGACACCCGACATGCGGATCCGGCAGATCGTCGACACGGTGTTCGCGGAGAAGGGGTTCGTGGTGACCCCGCAGGTCGAGACGGACTCCATCGCCTCCCTCTACGCGCACGTGGGCGGCGGCGGCTGGGCGAGCATCGTGCCGCACACCTGGCTGCGCGCCATGCCGGTCGTCGGCCGGACGAGAGCGCTGCCCCTGGTCGACCCGGAGGCCGGCGCCCAGGTCTCGGTGGCCATCCACGCGGCCACACCCGGGTCGGTCGCCGCGCGCGCGTTCGTCAACGCCGCGACGGGCCTGTCCCTGGACGACTTCTTCGCCCGCCCACTGCCGACACCGACCGAGCACCGGGTGCGCTGA
- a CDS encoding formate dehydrogenase subunit delta: MAATAVPPERRMANDIAANHGHLPDDVAAEAIAGHVGRFWDPRMRTRLYEFVDAGADGLDPLVVAAVKLLR, encoded by the coding sequence ATGGCCGCGACCGCCGTACCACCGGAGCGCCGGATGGCCAACGACATCGCCGCGAACCACGGCCACCTGCCGGACGACGTCGCCGCCGAGGCGATCGCCGGGCATGTGGGCAGGTTCTGGGACCCGCGCATGCGTACACGGTTGTACGAGTTCGTCGACGCCGGAGCGGACGGTCTCGACCCACTGGTGGTGGCCGCCGTGAAGCTCCTGCGCTGA
- a CDS encoding formate dehydrogenase beta subunit translates to MNNSSHTAATVYVPRDSAARSVGADEVAGALQRAATRGDFAIDVVRNGSRGMLWLEPMVEVVTPQGRVGYGPVTAEDVDGLLAAGLLDGADHPLRLGLVDELPWLARQTRVTFARVGVTDPLSTRDYVEHGGLAGLRAALDMTPADVVAEVTESGLRGRGGAGFPAGIKWNTVLGCADELKFVCCNADEGDSGTFADRMVMEGDPFLLIEGMTIASHAVGASEGYLYIRSEYPDAIATMREAIEIAREHGWLGKGILGSALDFDLHVRVGAGAYICGEETSMLESLEGKRGTVRAKPPIPAIEGLFGKPTVVNNVLTLTTVPVVLAKGAKAYQDLGVGRSRGTQVFQLGGNIARGGIVETAFGITLRELVEDYGGGTRTGRPLRTAQVGGPLGAYLPTSMFDLPMDYEAFAEAGAMLGHGGIVVFDDSVDMAAQARFAMEFCAEESCGKCTPCRVGSVRGVEVIDKIVAGTHRDENLALLEDLCDLMTDGSLCAMGGLTPMPVRSALTHFPDDFLGGRRLLDIQPVQASRPIQPVQVSQPVQASGVRTEGTA, encoded by the coding sequence ATGAACAACTCCTCGCACACCGCCGCGACGGTCTACGTCCCCCGCGACTCGGCGGCCAGGTCCGTGGGCGCGGACGAGGTGGCCGGCGCCCTGCAACGCGCCGCCACGCGTGGCGACTTCGCCATCGACGTCGTACGCAACGGGTCACGCGGCATGCTGTGGCTGGAGCCGATGGTCGAGGTGGTGACCCCGCAGGGCCGTGTCGGCTACGGCCCGGTGACCGCCGAGGACGTGGACGGACTCCTGGCCGCCGGTCTGCTGGACGGCGCCGACCACCCGCTGCGGCTCGGCCTCGTCGACGAACTCCCCTGGCTGGCCCGCCAGACACGCGTCACCTTCGCCAGAGTCGGCGTGACCGACCCCCTTTCGACGCGGGACTACGTCGAACACGGTGGCCTGGCCGGGCTGCGCGCCGCCCTGGACATGACGCCTGCCGACGTGGTCGCCGAAGTAACCGAATCCGGACTGCGCGGTCGTGGCGGCGCCGGATTCCCGGCCGGCATCAAATGGAACACCGTGCTGGGCTGCGCCGACGAGCTGAAGTTCGTCTGCTGCAACGCCGACGAGGGCGACAGCGGGACCTTCGCCGACCGGATGGTCATGGAGGGCGACCCGTTCCTGCTCATCGAGGGCATGACCATCGCCTCGCACGCGGTCGGCGCGAGCGAGGGCTACCTCTACATCCGCTCCGAGTACCCGGACGCGATCGCCACGATGCGCGAGGCCATCGAAATCGCCCGCGAGCACGGCTGGTTGGGCAAGGGCATCCTCGGCTCGGCACTCGACTTCGACCTGCATGTACGCGTCGGCGCCGGCGCGTACATCTGCGGCGAGGAGACCTCCATGCTGGAGAGTCTGGAGGGCAAACGGGGCACGGTCCGGGCGAAGCCGCCGATCCCGGCGATCGAGGGCCTGTTCGGCAAACCGACAGTGGTGAACAACGTCCTCACCCTGACCACCGTCCCGGTCGTGCTGGCGAAGGGCGCGAAGGCCTACCAGGACCTCGGTGTCGGCCGCTCGCGTGGCACCCAGGTCTTCCAGCTCGGCGGCAACATCGCGCGCGGCGGCATCGTCGAGACAGCCTTCGGCATCACCCTGCGTGAACTGGTCGAGGACTACGGCGGCGGTACCCGTACCGGCCGCCCACTGCGCACGGCGCAGGTCGGCGGCCCGCTCGGCGCCTATCTGCCGACGTCGATGTTCGACCTGCCGATGGACTACGAGGCGTTCGCCGAGGCCGGCGCCATGCTCGGGCACGGCGGGATCGTCGTCTTCGACGACAGCGTCGACATGGCCGCGCAGGCCCGCTTCGCGATGGAGTTCTGCGCGGAGGAGTCCTGCGGCAAGTGCACACCGTGCCGGGTCGGTTCGGTGCGGGGCGTCGAGGTGATCGACAAGATCGTCGCCGGTACGCACCGGGACGAGAACCTGGCCCTGTTGGAAGACCTCTGCGACCTGATGACCGACGGCTCGCTGTGCGCGATGGGCGGGCTGACCCCGATGCCCGTACGCAGCGCCCTCACCCACTTCCCCGACGACTTCCTCGGCGGTCGCCGACTCCTGGACATCCAACCGGTCCAGGCGAGTCGGCCGATCCAGCCGGTCCAAGTGAGCCAACCCGTACAAGCCAGCGGTGTGAGGACGGAGGGAACGGCATGA